CTGTGCCGGAAGGCATTGGACTCTGCACAAAAGAGATTCAGTCGCTCGACGGCGATCCGGTTTTGAGCGGTGTGCGGTTTGAGGACGGTTCCTCTCTGGCGGCAGAGGGAGTGTTTGTGGCAGTCGGCGTGGCCGGCAGTACCGATCTGGCCCGTAAGCTGGGGGCAGAGGTGGAAAACAACAAGATTGTTGTCGATGAAAATATGGCGACGAATATTCCGGGGCTTTATGCGGCCGGGGACTGCACCGGGGGTCTGCTTCAGGTTTCCAAGGCTGTTTACGAAGGCGCGAAGGCGGGAACGGAAGCCGTTAAATTCGTGCGCGCCATGGCAAAAACAATAAAAGCATAACATCGCCATGCGGTTTTGTTTTGATCGCCGGTCTGCTTTGCAGGCTGGCGTTTTTGCGCATTCATATGCTCCCGCTCTGCCAAATACAGCTTTTAACAGGAAATCCAGCGAGGTTGTAATTTACAGAGGAACTTTTAAAAACAAGAATAATTATTATTTATTTCTGGAAATCGATTGAAAAGCCTTGCGTTTTTATTAAAAAAGAGATAAGATGAAATTGAAATTTCTGGAAAGAGATCTCATCCAATCAAACTAGGCTGCATTTTGTCCCGCGGCGGGTACGGCGGCTTTGGGGCACAACGGCTGTTTCCAAATTTCAAAAAGGAGTGGACAACATGAAATCTGCTGTTTTTTATCAGTGCAAGCATTGCGGTAATCTGGTGGCGCTTGTCGGCTTTGGCGGCGGCACATTAACCTGCTGCGGAGACCCGATGGTGCAGCTGCAGGCCAATGTGACCGACGCGGCGCACGAAAAGCATGTGCCGGTGGCCCGTGTGGCGGGGAACCGCCTGATCGTTGAGGTTGGCTCTGTGGAACACCCGATGATTGCCGAGCATTATATCGAGTGGATCGCATTGGAAGACGGCGACCGGCTTGAAATTGTTAAGCTGCACCCGGGCGACAAGCCGAGGGCGGAATTCACCTACCATCCGGGTGAGGCTCACGACGAGATTTTCGCCGGTGAAAACGATGAGATTGTTCCCAATTGTGAAGGCAATCCCTGCAATTTTGTGTACCGCGAGCAGGCGGCCTCTCACGCGGTGGTGTATGCGTTCTGTAATTTGCATGGGCTGTGGAAGGCGGAGCTGTAAAGCGTTTCCGATTTTCTGAACACATAGCTTGATAAAGAAACAAACCAAAGAACGGGTATGGGTGGGTACGAGCCGGTGCCACCCGTGCCTGAATGGTAGAGGAGTGCTATTGATGGCCTATACATTGACAAGTGACCTGATTACAAACAACAGCATGATCGATACACAGCACAAGCAGCTGTTTGATGCGATCAACGCTCTGCTGGATGCTTGCTCCAAGGGGCAGGGACGCGCGGAAATCGGTAAGACTCTCGATTTCCTGAGCAAATATGTGGACAAGCATTTTTCCGATGAGGAAAAGCTGCAGCGCCAGTATACGTACCCGGAGTACGACAAGCACCATAAATTCCATGAGGAATACAAAAAGATCATCCGCGATCTTCAGCAGGAGCTGAACCAGAACGGTGCAAATATTGCGCTGGTGGCTAAGGTCAACACCGCCATCGGCGGCTGGCTGGTCAACCACATCAAGCGTGAGGATTTGAAGATGGCAAAGTACATCCGAGAGCATCAGAAATAAGTAAAAGACGCTGTCCGTTTCGGGCAGCGTCTTTTTTTGGCAGGCTGAGCCTGCACGCACGTCGCGGGGAAGTTCACAGGAGAAACAGCTTTTCGCATCGTAAAAATTTTTTTATTTTTATTGAAATTTTCCAACGGAATTCCTCCGCATGGAAATTCTGCTGGCGCAGGGCTTGCCCCTCGGGCCGGGGCAGGCCCCAACTTTCTTTACGAAAAGAAAGTTGGCAAAGATTCGCCCAAGGCTCCGCCTTCGGAATCCGTTTGGGGAACGGTTCCGGAACACATCAACAAAAGCGCCCTTTCGCGAAAGTAGGTGCCTGCCCCGGCACGAGAGGCAAGGCTGCGCGGGCAGGAATCACCCTGCGTCAAAGCCGCACAGAAAAGCTTTTTCTTTTTTAAGAAATGCTTGACCCGGCATGGGCGGTAAACCCGCGCAAGCAGATAGGCCAAGCCTGCACGCACATCGCAAAAAACTTCGCAAAGAAAAAAGTCCTTCTTCTATCGCAAACCAAAGACTTGCGCCGAATGAAGAAGCATTTCCGGGAGGCCTCTCCAGCAAAATCATTTAAAAATAGAAAAATGAAAATCGGGAAAGCTATCTTCAAAGAATTTTTTTGTTACTCTTGACAAACTGGTGCGCAGGGAGTAAAGTATAGATACACCCCACCCGGGGTATAGGGAGGCAATATTATGAATCAAAAATACAATATAACTGGAATGAGCTGCTCAGCCTGCTCCGCTGCGGTGGAGAAGAGCGTGAAAAAGCTCGAGGGCGTAGGGGACGTGAACGTCAACCTGCTTTCGAACAGCATGACGGTTCATTTTGATGAAAGTATTCTGGACGACAACCGCATCATTTCTGCGGTGGAGGGCGCAGGCTACGGTGCCAGCGTCCTTACGCACGGCGCGGCTCCGGTTGCGCAGAAAACAGTGGACCCGGTGCAGGAAGAGCTGAAATCCATGCGCATGCGGCTGATCGTGTCATTTGTGTTCTGGATTCCGCTGATGTATCTGGCGATGCACCATATGCTCAACGAATGGATCGGCCTGCCGGTGCCGGATGCAATTAAGAACGCGTTCCACGGTGCGGAGAATGGAATTCCGTTTGCGTTTACCCAGCTTCTGCTGCTTCTGCCGATCGTATATGTCAACCGGAAATATTTTCAGGTTGGTTTCAAAACACTCTGGAAGCGCTCGCCCAACATGGATTCGCTGATTGCCATCGGTTCTACGGCGGCGATCGCCTACGGCATTTTCGCCATCTATAAAATTGGCTATGCGCTGGGCACGGATAATATGATGATGGCCGACCATTACCTGATGGATTTGTATTTTGAATCCGCGGGTACGATTTTAACGCTGATCACCTTCGGCAAATATCTGGAAGCGCGCTCGAAGGGCAAAACCTCTGAGGCAATTTCAAAGCTGATGGATTTGGCCCCAAAGACAGCTGAGGTGCTGCGCGACGGAAAAGAAGTCGAAATTCCCGTCGACCAGGTCACAGTGGGCGACATCGTGCTGATTCGCCCCGGGAAGAGCATCCCGGTTGACGGCGTGGTTGTCGAGGGCTCCTCCGCGGTTGATCAGTCCGCGCTTACCGGCGAAAGCATCCCGGTGGAAAAGACCGTGGGCGATTCCGTGATTGCCGCTACGCTGAACAAGACCGGATTTTTCAAAATGGAAGCGAAAAAGGTAGGCGGCGATACCACTCTGGCGCAGATCATCGAGTTGGTGGAGGAAGCCAGCTCGTCCAAAGCGCCAATCGCAAAGCTCGCGGATCGAATCAGCGGCGTGTTTGTCCCAGTCGTGATCGGAATTGCACTGCTAGCCGCTATCGTCTGGCTGCTGCTGGGGCAGTCGTTTGAGTTTGCACTTTCCATCGCGATTGCGGTGCTGGTCATTTCGTGCCCCTGCGCGCTTGGGCTTGCAACCCCTGTGGCCATCATGGTCGGTACCGGCAAGGGCGCTTCCAACGGCATCCTGATCAAATCTGCCGAAGCTCTTGAAACAGCCCACACCGTGGGCGCTGTGGTACTCGATAAAACCGGCACGATTACCGAGGGGAAGCCCCGCGTAACGGATATTTTGCCAGCCCCCGGTATTGAGGAGCGAGAGCTTCTTGCCGCCGCCGCGTCAATTGAAAAGCCGTCGGAGCATCCGCTGGCCGAAGCGATCGTCGAAAAGGCTGCCGAGCTTTCGCTGGTACTTTCGCCGGTCGGGGAGTTCCAGGCCGTGTCCGGTCGGGGAATCCTCACCAGCATCGGCGGCGAGCCGTATGCGGCCGGGAACCTGGCTTTGATGCAGGAGAAGAAGGTGGATACCGGTGCTTTGTGGCAGCAGGCGGAAGCCTTTTCTGAGCAAGGCAAAACCTCACTGTTTTTTGCCAAGGGAGAGCGGCTTCTCGGCGTAATCGCCGTAGCCGATGTGATTAAGCCCACCAGCCGTCAGGCGGTGCGCGAGCTTACCGCCATGGGCATAGATGTGGTCATGCTGACCGGCGACAACAAACGCACCGCTGAAGCAATCCGCAGGCAGCTGGGCATCGGCCGTGTGGTCGCGGAGGTGCTGCCGCAGGATAAGGAAGAGGAAATCCGTTCCATTCAGGCGTCCGGTAAGCGCGTGGCCATGGTAGGCGACGGCATTAACGATGCTCCAGCACTGGCCCGGGCCGATGTCGGCATCGCCATCGGCGCCGGTACGGATATCGCCATCGAATCCGCAGACATTGTGCTGATGAAGAGCGATCTGATGGATGTGGTGACGGCGATTCAGCTCAGCCGCGCAACCATTCGCAATATTAAGCAAAATCTGTTCTGGGCGTTTTTCTACAACAGCATCGGTATCCCGCTGGCGGCCGGCGTGTTCTATGTGCTGCTGGGCTGGAAGCTGAATCCCATGTTTGCGGCGGCGGCGATGAGCCTTAGCTCCGTGTGTGTGGTGACGAACGCCCTGCGGCTGAAATTCTTTAGGCCCCGCCGCCGGTTTGACGGGGAGAGCGAAATTTGACAAATCAGAAAGGAAACGGTACTATGAAAAAGCTGATTACCATTGAAGGAATGCACTGCGAGCACTGCCAGGCCAAGGCGGAAAAAGCGCTGAACGGAATTGATGGCGTGGAGGCCAAGGTGAACCTGAAGCACAAGCAGGCCACCGTTACCCTCAGCCGCGACGTGCCCGACGAGGAGTTCGCAAAGGTATTGGACGACGCCGGCTATCAGCTGGTTTCTGTCACAGAGAAGCGGGGCTTGTTCGGCTGATTCGGCTCCAGATAGAGAGGTGCAAAGGATGCAGGCAGACAGAGAAAAAACGCTGCGGTTGCTGAAAACAGCCCGCGGCCAGATGGATGGTCTGATCCGCATGGTTGAGGAGGATCGATATTGTATCGATATTTCCAACCAGCTGATGGCTACGCAGGCGATTCTGCGCAGTATTAACCGCGAGGTGCTGCACACGCATTTAACCAGCTGCGTCAGTCAGGCACTGAACAGCGAAGAGCAGCAAAAAAAAATCGATGAGATTATTGGCGTGATGGATAAGCTCTCAAAATAGATCGTCTGAAAAAAGGTTTTGCCGTTTGGCAGAATCTTTTTTCTTGAAGATCGTGCGATTCCTTTCTGCAATGCGGAATCTGTCGCCATACCTGCAAGAGCTTTCCGTAAAGACCAGCTGCCCATACTGGAAAAAGTACGGCAAATTTCGCAAACTAACAAAATACTACATACACTCTATGCAAGCGCATAAATGCTCTGGTTTCTTTTTTCCTTTTTGATGTTTTTGTTTAAAAAAAGCAAACTCCGTCCGATAATATAAGTAGGTGTATTGTAAAAGGTACAGCCCCAATGGACTGACCGAAAAACGGGAGTTGCTGTTTCTTGTTTTTATTTGTCGGCCCGGTTAAATTTGTGCAAAGGGAGAGAATTGCGCTGTGAAGTCTTTAAAGTCGAAGTTACATCTTTTTATTATGATATTGGTGCTGTTCACCAACGTACTTGCTACGGGCGTTACCTGCTGGCTGTCTTACCGGAATTCCATGACGCAGGCCGAACAAACCTCGTCGTATCTGGCAGAATCCTACAAGCAGTTTTTGGGTTCTGAGATGAACAAATATCGCAAAGAGGCGGAGGCTGTTGCGAAGTCTGCTGTTTTAAGCTCTGCGGATGCGGCGGCGCGGCAGCAGTATTTACAGGAACAGGCTAAGCAGGACGGCTTTGTGTATTTTGCGCTGGCCGACAGTCAGGGCAATACGCAGCAGGATGGAAATGTATCGCAGGAAAAATGGTTCCAGTCCGCCAAAAGCGGAACAGCCTATATCGGCGACCCGGTCAAGAGCCGCCGCGGAGATGACCTCACACTGACCATCGGCGCGCCGGTGAGCGGCGGTCAGGTGATCTATGGCGAAATCACGTACGACGCGTTTGCCAAAATGCAGGAAAATATTAAAATCAGTGACGAGGGGTATGCTTTTGTCATCAGTCAGGATTCCAAGACCGTGCTGCACCCCAGCAAGGATACAGTCGCAAATCCGGTGAATTACGCCGAAAAAGCCAAAACGGATAAAAGCGTACAGC
Above is a window of Faecalispora anaeroviscerum DNA encoding:
- a CDS encoding desulfoferrodoxin family protein, with the protein product MKSAVFYQCKHCGNLVALVGFGGGTLTCCGDPMVQLQANVTDAAHEKHVPVARVAGNRLIVEVGSVEHPMIAEHYIEWIALEDGDRLEIVKLHPGDKPRAEFTYHPGEAHDEIFAGENDEIVPNCEGNPCNFVYREQAASHAVVYAFCNLHGLWKAEL
- a CDS encoding hemerythrin family protein — protein: MAYTLTSDLITNNSMIDTQHKQLFDAINALLDACSKGQGRAEIGKTLDFLSKYVDKHFSDEEKLQRQYTYPEYDKHHKFHEEYKKIIRDLQQELNQNGANIALVAKVNTAIGGWLVNHIKREDLKMAKYIREHQK
- a CDS encoding heavy metal translocating P-type ATPase yields the protein MNQKYNITGMSCSACSAAVEKSVKKLEGVGDVNVNLLSNSMTVHFDESILDDNRIISAVEGAGYGASVLTHGAAPVAQKTVDPVQEELKSMRMRLIVSFVFWIPLMYLAMHHMLNEWIGLPVPDAIKNAFHGAENGIPFAFTQLLLLLPIVYVNRKYFQVGFKTLWKRSPNMDSLIAIGSTAAIAYGIFAIYKIGYALGTDNMMMADHYLMDLYFESAGTILTLITFGKYLEARSKGKTSEAISKLMDLAPKTAEVLRDGKEVEIPVDQVTVGDIVLIRPGKSIPVDGVVVEGSSAVDQSALTGESIPVEKTVGDSVIAATLNKTGFFKMEAKKVGGDTTLAQIIELVEEASSSKAPIAKLADRISGVFVPVVIGIALLAAIVWLLLGQSFEFALSIAIAVLVISCPCALGLATPVAIMVGTGKGASNGILIKSAEALETAHTVGAVVLDKTGTITEGKPRVTDILPAPGIEERELLAAAASIEKPSEHPLAEAIVEKAAELSLVLSPVGEFQAVSGRGILTSIGGEPYAAGNLALMQEKKVDTGALWQQAEAFSEQGKTSLFFAKGERLLGVIAVADVIKPTSRQAVRELTAMGIDVVMLTGDNKRTAEAIRRQLGIGRVVAEVLPQDKEEEIRSIQASGKRVAMVGDGINDAPALARADVGIAIGAGTDIAIESADIVLMKSDLMDVVTAIQLSRATIRNIKQNLFWAFFYNSIGIPLAAGVFYVLLGWKLNPMFAAAAMSLSSVCVVTNALRLKFFRPRRRFDGESEI
- a CDS encoding heavy-metal-associated domain-containing protein, whose product is MTNQKGNGTMKKLITIEGMHCEHCQAKAEKALNGIDGVEAKVNLKHKQATVTLSRDVPDEEFAKVLDDAGYQLVSVTEKRGLFG
- a CDS encoding metal-sensing transcriptional repressor; its protein translation is MQADREKTLRLLKTARGQMDGLIRMVEEDRYCIDISNQLMATQAILRSINREVLHTHLTSCVSQALNSEEQQKKIDEIIGVMDKLSK